In Octopus bimaculoides isolate UCB-OBI-ISO-001 chromosome 21, ASM119413v2, whole genome shotgun sequence, a single window of DNA contains:
- the LOC106880067 gene encoding betaine--homocysteine S-methyltransferase 1: protein MAASKNSFHFQEQVIWAKEEKADFILGETFYSLAEASLCLEAIKAYGDGLPAVINLAPTWKDHTVDDIPLEEACRKLEEAGAAVVGLNCSRGPKMTVPLLKRIREACKGPIAALPVPYRTDEKTVTFQSFKDLCTGRDAFPSNLSQFLCSIDEMKYFGNACDEIGVQYIGLCCGNTSDYFRLLCETCGKTTKASKYTTDMSKHYLNKDSGLNEYNTKVRKALLGL, encoded by the exons ATGGCTGCTAGTAAAA ATTCATTTCACTTTCAGGAGCAAGTGATATGGgcgaaagaagaaaaagcagattTCATTTTAGGAGAAACTTTCTATTCTCTCGCAGAAGCCTCGTTGTGTTTGGAAGCCATTAAAGCTTATGGTGATG GTTTACCTGCAGTAATAAACCTTGCCCCTACTTGGAAAGATCACACGGTGGATGATATCCCATTAGAGGAAGCTTGCAGGAAACTTGAAGAAGCTGGAGCTGCAGTTGTAGGTCTCAACTGTAGCAGAGGACCCAAGATGACAGTGCCTCTTTTGAAACGTATCAGAGAAGCTTGTAAG GGCCCAATAGCAGCTTTGCCCGTCCCTTATCGCACTGATGAGAAAACGGTAACATTTCAATCGTTCAAGGATCTTTGTACAG gaaGGGATGCTTTCCCCAGCAACTTGTCCCAGTTCCTATGCAGTATAGACGAAATGAAATACTTCGGCAACGCCTGTGATGAGATCGGAGTCCAGTATATCGGTCTTTGCTGTGGAAATACATCTGATTATTTCCGCCTTCTTTGTGAGACTTGTGGAAAAACAACCAAGGCCAGCAAGTATACAACAGATATGTCGAAACATTATCTTAACAAGGACTCGGGTCTGAACGAATACAATACAAAAGTGAGGAAAGCACTGCTTGGTTTGTAA